A single genomic interval of Natrinema sp. HArc-T2 harbors:
- a CDS encoding DoxX family protein, translating to MSDSDSAHESPPSLLGRLLFGSGLAALALRNLTNLDGRIAYADAKGVPLADKLVPASSGLLLGGGLGIGLWKLPKLSAASVAAFFIGVTPVMHDFWAVDEDSRDEELTSFLQNLVLLGAAIAFFKRARQN from the coding sequence ATGTCTGATTCCGACTCTGCTCACGAGAGCCCACCGTCGTTGCTCGGTCGACTCCTCTTTGGGAGCGGGCTTGCAGCACTCGCACTCCGCAACCTGACGAATCTTGACGGACGAATCGCCTATGCAGATGCCAAAGGCGTCCCCCTCGCAGACAAACTCGTCCCTGCCTCGAGTGGTCTCCTTCTCGGTGGCGGCCTTGGCATCGGCCTCTGGAAACTTCCCAAGCTATCTGCAGCCAGTGTTGCCGCGTTCTTCATCGGCGTGACTCCAGTCATGCACGATTTCTGGGCCGTCGACGAAGACTCGCGTGACGAAGAACTTACCTCGTTCCTTCAGAATCTGGTACTCCTTGGTGCCGCTATCGCCTTCTTCAAGCGAGCACGTCAGAACTAA
- a CDS encoding type II toxin-antitoxin system VapC family toxin, whose amino-acid sequence MTDTIVFDTEPLVAYLDDEPGSDTVEEWIDRVASGEIEGYISPVTKTEVLYVGSRVGFRPADVRASLERLEELGVTVSDPRECWDGAAALKEAYTMALGDAYSLATADAVDGTLLVGADDDFDDVEDDVVRFRDEPV is encoded by the coding sequence ATGACGGACACGATCGTTTTTGATACGGAACCGCTCGTTGCCTATCTGGACGATGAACCAGGGAGTGATACTGTCGAAGAGTGGATCGATCGCGTCGCGTCTGGCGAGATCGAGGGCTACATCAGTCCAGTAACGAAAACAGAGGTCCTCTACGTCGGCTCTCGAGTGGGATTCCGCCCTGCTGATGTCCGGGCAAGTCTTGAACGGCTCGAAGAGTTGGGCGTCACGGTCTCTGATCCTCGAGAGTGTTGGGACGGTGCAGCCGCGCTCAAGGAAGCGTATACAATGGCACTCGGCGATGCATATTCGCTTGCGACGGCCGACGCTGTCGATGGAACACTTCTCGTCGGGGCAGACGATGATTTCGATGACGTAGAAGATGACGTCGTGAGGTTCCGCGACGAGCCAGTCTAG
- a CDS encoding winged helix-turn-helix transcriptional regulator, with translation MRLRRPTDFLILEALDERGRNVATNLAAHTGKSRQNINTRLPVLADYGLVRKIGPKERSGLYEITPKRQAALAHRDEYRRVGDFEQLIEDAK, from the coding sequence ATGAGACTTCGACGCCCAACAGACTTCTTGATCCTCGAGGCGCTCGATGAGAGGGGACGCAACGTTGCGACGAATCTTGCAGCGCACACGGGGAAGAGTCGGCAGAACATCAATACTCGGCTACCGGTGCTTGCAGATTATGGTCTCGTACGCAAGATCGGACCCAAAGAACGGTCTGGGCTATACGAAATCACACCAAAGAGGCAAGCCGCACTCGCTCATAGAGATGAGTACAGGAGGGTAGGGGATTTCGAACAGTTGATCGAAGACGCGAAGTAA
- a CDS encoding DUF6884 domain-containing protein gives MSCTKTKREHAAPPAELYSPSSLFSKARQYCEQYHDDWYILSAKHQLLELDGPPIEPYDETLTGARVARKREWSQAVYEELEEVGLLESDITLVFHAGKAYYEELLPLLEDHDVTIEIPTEGLLIGERLSWYNQCL, from the coding sequence GTGAGCTGCACGAAAACGAAGCGCGAACACGCGGCACCACCAGCAGAACTCTACTCGCCGTCGTCGTTGTTCAGCAAAGCGCGACAGTATTGTGAGCAGTATCACGACGACTGGTATATTCTTTCAGCAAAGCACCAGCTACTCGAGCTAGACGGCCCACCGATCGAACCGTACGACGAGACGCTGACCGGCGCGCGAGTCGCACGAAAGCGAGAGTGGTCCCAAGCTGTATACGAGGAACTGGAAGAAGTAGGTCTGCTCGAGTCCGACATCACGCTCGTGTTCCATGCGGGGAAGGCATACTACGAGGAACTACTCCCGTTGCTCGAGGACCACGACGTTACAATAGAGATTCCGACGGAGGGGCTGCTGATCGGAGAACGACTCAGTTGGTACAATCAGTGTCTATGA
- a CDS encoding AbrB/MazE/SpoVT family DNA-binding domain-containing protein, which produces MSSNTPSNGEERVVSVTEKGQATIPKQLREKHGIPAPGRVKFVENEAGEIVVRPVGSMREFRGLEREGDEDRPATAVLHEERERDKQRADDVVERFSSDPEDE; this is translated from the coding sequence ATGTCAAGTAATACTCCGTCTAATGGTGAGGAGCGTGTCGTCTCTGTCACCGAAAAAGGGCAGGCGACGATCCCCAAGCAGCTTCGGGAGAAACACGGCATTCCTGCGCCAGGACGGGTCAAATTCGTCGAAAACGAGGCTGGGGAAATCGTTGTCCGGCCAGTTGGCTCAATGCGGGAGTTCCGCGGTCTCGAGCGGGAGGGCGATGAGGACCGTCCCGCAACAGCGGTCCTGCATGAGGAACGCGAACGCGACAAACAGCGAGCCGATGACGTCGTAGAGCGCTTTTCCAGCGACCCGGAGGACGAATGA
- a CDS encoding helix-turn-helix domain-containing protein, whose protein sequence is MRYLTVKITPAEGEAFHPTAAALRDEPAITREAIHHVELLADDTVLVFAEGSGDSGRYEAIMRDSSLVEEYLVSGEDRWMAVSQFQPSDVMRRFLEFERESDIVIETPITINSDGSVRVTYVGSDSAFQEALRRVDEELPLTYEVMETGSYDPDVNKLLRVLTTRQQEVLEAAVKVGYYSSPREATHKDVAECVGIAPTTAGEHLRKVEKQVFDALVR, encoded by the coding sequence ATGCGATATCTCACTGTCAAAATAACTCCTGCTGAAGGTGAGGCGTTTCACCCAACTGCGGCGGCGCTGCGAGACGAACCGGCGATCACCCGAGAGGCGATTCATCACGTCGAACTGCTCGCCGATGATACAGTGTTGGTGTTTGCTGAGGGGAGTGGCGATTCGGGCCGATACGAAGCGATCATGCGGGACTCCTCTCTTGTGGAGGAATATCTCGTCTCCGGAGAGGACCGGTGGATGGCGGTGAGTCAGTTCCAGCCCTCGGACGTGATGCGGCGATTCTTGGAGTTCGAACGCGAGTCGGACATCGTCATCGAGACGCCGATTACGATCAACTCTGATGGATCGGTTCGAGTTACCTACGTAGGGAGCGATTCAGCATTTCAAGAGGCTCTTCGACGCGTCGATGAGGAACTCCCGCTGACGTACGAGGTCATGGAAACGGGAAGCTATGACCCGGACGTAAATAAGCTTCTGAGAGTATTAACAACGCGTCAGCAAGAAGTACTCGAAGCGGCTGTCAAAGTTGGGTATTACAGTTCTCCCCGGGAGGCGACTCACAAGGACGTGGCTGAATGCGTTGGGATCGCACCCACAACCGCGGGTGAACACCTTCGGAAAGTCGAGAAACAAGTCTTTGACGCGCTCGTTCGCTAA
- a CDS encoding IS5 family transposase, which translates to METLPKSRLLRFVEQAFHLARRAVARYSSKFSKRRYTLHQHIVLLCLKVRKNTTYRTLLDELIEMPRIRNAIDLEELPSPSTLCKAFNRLDMAVWRVLLNLSITLLPTNGVVGIDASGFDRSHASKHYTKRTKLTIQQLKVTLLVDTRANAIIDLHVTTTRKHDSQIAPSLIKRNTDQVTILLGDKGYDDQKIRALAREESLRPLIKHREFSALHKAWNARLDADLYGQRSQNETVNSRLKRKYGAFVRSRHWWKQFRELVVGCLTHNIDKTL; encoded by the coding sequence ATGGAAACCCTCCCGAAGTCGCGGTTACTCCGGTTCGTCGAGCAGGCATTTCACTTGGCACGCCGAGCTGTCGCTCGCTACTCATCGAAGTTCTCCAAACGCCGGTACACACTCCACCAGCACATCGTTTTACTCTGTCTCAAAGTTCGGAAGAACACGACGTACAGGACGCTCCTTGACGAACTCATCGAGATGCCCCGGATTCGGAATGCCATCGATCTTGAAGAACTCCCGTCACCTTCGACGTTATGTAAAGCGTTCAACCGGCTCGATATGGCAGTCTGGCGTGTTCTGCTCAATCTCTCGATCACGCTTCTCCCGACAAACGGTGTCGTGGGGATCGACGCTTCCGGGTTCGACCGCAGTCACGCCTCAAAACATTACACGAAGCGAACAAAATTGACGATTCAGCAGTTGAAAGTTACACTGCTCGTAGATACGAGAGCGAATGCAATCATTGATCTCCACGTAACGACGACCAGAAAACACGACTCACAGATCGCACCGTCACTCATCAAGCGGAACACCGATCAGGTGACGATTCTCCTCGGCGACAAAGGATACGACGACCAGAAGATTCGGGCGTTAGCCCGTGAAGAGAGCCTTCGTCCGCTTATCAAACACCGAGAGTTTTCGGCACTTCACAAGGCGTGGAACGCTCGGCTAGACGCCGACCTCTACGGCCAACGGAGTCAGAACGAGACTGTGAACTCCCGTCTCAAGCGAAAATATGGGGCATTCGTGCGCTCACGACACTGGTGGAAGCAGTTCCGTGAACTCGTTGTCGGCTGTCTCACTCACAATATCGATAAAACACTCTGA
- a CDS encoding transposase — protein MSSATLQDDPSVESFFNVAETETLALFEHLSFEFLEEFDVFAPAETGRTRDHEPPELMRGFLHCYYHDIYGIRPVERELRNTVVWLSCGFDRPPSRDAVDRFLTDLEHVVDEVFDRLVEQAARRGLLDLTYCIDSTDVRAMPADQDASKCYDPTDDEYYYGYGCTIVSTGQKIPIAAEFTESKQAPEETAMRVTRDALAVAKPIWMVGDSAYDMLDWHDHLLAAGVVPVAPYNARNTDDPKDIEYRVEDRIEQHSEDVQLKQSTLDETYNRRTGVERTNESVKDCGLGRTHARGRVHARAQVFLALCLRLVVAITNYERGDNPGSTIITV, from the coding sequence ATGAGTTCAGCGACCCTGCAAGATGATCCTTCGGTAGAGTCGTTCTTCAATGTCGCGGAAACCGAGACGCTAGCGTTGTTTGAGCATCTCTCCTTCGAGTTTCTCGAAGAGTTCGACGTGTTCGCCCCGGCGGAGACGGGGCGAACACGAGATCACGAACCACCAGAGCTGATGCGTGGCTTCCTCCATTGCTACTACCACGACATCTACGGCATTCGTCCCGTTGAGCGAGAGCTTCGAAACACGGTCGTTTGGCTCAGCTGTGGGTTCGATCGACCGCCGTCGAGAGACGCGGTCGATCGCTTTCTCACCGACCTCGAACACGTCGTTGACGAAGTCTTTGACCGACTCGTCGAGCAGGCCGCCCGGCGCGGCCTGCTCGACTTAACCTACTGTATCGATTCAACCGACGTGAGGGCGATGCCCGCCGATCAAGACGCGTCGAAGTGCTACGATCCAACCGACGACGAGTACTACTACGGCTACGGTTGCACGATCGTCTCGACCGGGCAAAAGATCCCGATTGCAGCCGAGTTCACCGAGAGTAAGCAAGCGCCAGAGGAGACGGCGATGCGCGTCACACGTGACGCGCTCGCCGTCGCCAAGCCGATCTGGATGGTCGGTGACAGCGCCTACGACATGCTCGACTGGCACGACCACCTGCTGGCCGCAGGGGTCGTGCCAGTCGCTCCGTACAACGCGCGAAACACTGACGACCCGAAAGACATCGAGTACAGGGTCGAAGATCGCATCGAACAACACAGCGAGGACGTTCAGCTAAAGCAGTCCACGTTGGATGAGACGTACAACCGCCGTACTGGAGTCGAACGAACCAACGAATCAGTGAAGGACTGCGGCCTCGGGCGAACGCACGCCCGAGGCCGCGTCCACGCACGAGCGCAGGTGTTTCTTGCCCTGTGCCTTCGCCTCGTCGTCGCTATCACCAACTACGAGCGTGGAGACAATCCGGGAAGTACGATCATCACGGTGTGA